In Miscanthus floridulus cultivar M001 chromosome 8, ASM1932011v1, whole genome shotgun sequence, the sequence CAAAATTAACCGAACGAAATCTGTACCAGCCGAACACCTGGTTAGTTTTTTCCTTTAGTATTATATTAGTGATGGCTGCAAATAACTTTTGCTTGTACGAGCTGGGCTAAGCTCATGTGGAAAGACGTGTAAAACGTGGTTTTACTGGTTCATGATGAGCATATACGTGCCTAACTAATGCAAGTAGTTTCATATAAAGTATATTAGTTTAGCGTCCATAGGAATGGGAACCAGATTATCTCCCGTGATCTAATCCCGCCCCTAATCTTGGGGCACACTGATTGATGAAAAAGAACAATCGACAAAAAATAGTGTAGGATGTAAAACCGGATCACCATGCACGAAACGCAATTGTTGCAAGGGATCACCGACCACAGAACCGAAAGAGGCCGACAAGTCACACATACCACTTCATTACTCTGCCATCTCAATCTCCTCTTTTTTTCATtgcattttcttctctactaATAAAGATGGAATAACAAACCTCTATACAAATACATACACCAGACGCCACGGGCAGCAAGGAACAAAACAGGGGAGAGGAGCAAGATGTTCGGCTGGCTGCtcggttttttttttttagcCTAAACAGTGTTtttaaatagcataaacagtgaAAACTCACgtaaacaatattttttttagtCCAGCGGAACAAGCTCGAGGTGTGGGTCGTCCGGCCTCCCCTTGTGTCTCATCAACTCTTAAAGAAGGCTGGGCCTGATCCGGTCTGTTAACGAGGGCATTTCAGGGCAACCTGGGTAGGCCCCGAGGCGCAGCAGCAGGCTAGGACAAAAAGTTAGTGCTTCTTGGCTTCTAGTATCACTTGTTGGCATATACACAGCGGGGGTATTTCGGTCATTCTGCACATGTCCTACGGTTTTTCGGCCACCAGGCAGACCTGCGGCATTTCCGCCAATTTCGACAAAAGAATGTGTGGGGCTTGGCCGGGACAGACAGGCGAAGAAGCATCTGCCATCAGGGCTGCTATGATGAGGATGCCGGTGCCGGTGAACGTGGCCGGAAGATCACCGGCGCTCCGTACTGCGGGTAGAGGAGCATCAGGACGGTCGGCGCGTGGACGTAGTTCGGGGACGCCTTCATCTCGAACCGCTGCAGCAGGACGGCCACGGTGAGCTTGGCCTCGAGGCGGGCCAGGTTCTGGCCGATGCACATCCGGGAGCCCAGCCCGAACGGGACGAACGCCAGCGGGTGCTTGGCCGCCCTCGCCGTGCCGCCGGCGAACCGGGCCGGGTTGAACTGCGCCGCGTCGGGGCCCCAGAACCGCGCGTCGTGGTGGATCGCCATGATCGGGATCAGCAGCTCCGTGTCGCGCGGGATCAGGCACCCGTCGGAGAGCCGCACGTCCGTCTTGGCGCGCCGGATCGTGGCCACCGCCGGCGGGTACAGCCGCAGCGTCTCGTTGATGATCATGCCCAGCTGGAATGGAAATACCACGAGGAAAACAGGACAGCAGTGCGTGTCAGCTGCGGGCGACTGGAATGACGGAAATGCCCAAGGCAGGAGATTCGAAAAGAAAATTGGGTGATGTGGCAGTGGGACTGACTGACTCACCGTCTTGAGCCTCGGGAGGTGCTCCTTGGAGGGGAGCTCGTCGGGGCCGCAGACGTCGAGGACCTCGCGGCGGGCGCGCTCCTGCCACTCCGGGTGCATGGCCAGGAGCACGGTGGCCCAGGCCAGGAGGTTCGTCGTCGTCTGCTTCCCGGCGAAGAAGAACGTCTTGCATTCCTCCAGCATGTCCGCCACCGGGATCGCCGCGGGCGTCGTCCTCTCGCCGGCATTGATCATGGCGCCGAGAAGGTCGCGGAAGCCGCCGCCGGAGTGGCCGGCCTGAACctcctcggcctcggcctcgtcgCTGCGCCGGGAGATGAGCCGGGTCAGGCTCCGCCGTATCTCCCTGTCCAGCTTCCACGACTGCCAGTTCTTCTTGGTGGGCAAGAACCTGCAAGCAACGTTTCGGTCAGCCTGCTAGCTAGCTGTCTTTGAAAGAAAAATCCGAGACGGCTCAGACGGGGATGAGACGCGCCGCCATTAGGTAGGTAGTACGCACCGGTATCCGGGGACGAGGACCTTGCGGAAGGCCTCGGAGGCGTAGGCCATCAGGCGGCCCTGCATGGCGAACACGACGCGGCCGTCGTCGTAGCTGCGGCCGAAGGTGGCGCGCGTGATGGCCTCCTCCGTGACGGCCTGGAACCACTCCGCGACGTCCACCTCCACCTCGCCGCTCGAGGCGGCGGCCGCCATGGCGCGCCACTTCTCCGCTAGCGCCGCCACCGACCTGCCGACGTGGGGCACCAGCCGCTGCAAAGAACCAAGCAAGAAGAACAAGGCGCGCGTCAGGCACACCGCACCGGCCGGCGCACGCACGACGAACCAAGAAGAGCAGAGCAGAGCGGCGAGGCGCGGCCCGTGTCTTACGTTGAGGTTGTCCGGGTAGAAGGCGTCGGTGAGGACGCGGCGGTGGAGCGCCCACTTGTCGCCGTGGAGGCTGACGAGGCCCTCGCCCTCGAGCTGGCGCACGACGGGGTGCGCCTCGTAGCGGTCGAACGCCTCCGCGCGCGTGAGGAAGATCTCGCGCACCAGCTCCGGCTCCGCCACCGTCAGGCGCGGCGTCGGCCCGAACCAGATCAAGAAGGTCGGTCCTGCACATGTGGACAACGCCGCCGATCAATCAACCAACCAACTGATCGACGAACCGCGAATTGCCAAGAACACAGAAAccagaggaaaagaaaaagaaagaaagaaagaaaaagactttgGACTTGTACTGGCTACTGCGCTAGTTTAGTTTTCTCCCATGTGCTCCGCTCATGATCCAAAGCCCAGCTCCATTGAATGCAAGAGCCAGAGGGGCAGGATCGAGCAGGGGAAGGACATGGACAAGAGCTTGCAGCATGGCAGGGCAGCAACAACCGAGGTGAGATTATTGACATGTCTCTGGGAGTGATGAGTCTGGAGGAGGAAGGAAGAGCCGAAGAGGGAACCATGAGCCCCGTAAGCGCAATTGGATAGAGAGAGAAGCTGCGCTGCGGCTGCGCTGTGCTGTGCTGACAACAAGAGACAAAAGCTGAGCCCCTGG encodes:
- the LOC136471373 gene encoding cytochrome P450 734A2-like isoform X2 yields the protein MGEQEMDAGGAGWLSWGAAAVAVVAWLALHVAARVADALWWRPRRLEEHFAAQGVRGPPYRFLLGSVKEMVGLMAEASSKPMSPPSSHNALPRVLAFYHYWRKIYGPTFLIWFGPTPRLTVAEPELVREIFLTRAEAFDRYEAHPVVRQLEGEGLVSLHGDKWALHRRVLTDAFYPDNLNRLVPHVGRSVAALAEKWRAMAAAASSGEVEVDVAEWFQAVTEEAITRATFGRSYDDGRVVFAMQGRLMAYASEAFRKVLVPGYRFLPTKKNWQSWKLDREIRRSLTRLISRRSDEAEAEEVQAGHSGGGFRDLLGAMINAGERTTPAAIPVADMLEECKTFFFAGKQTTTNLLAWATVLLAMHPEWQERARREVLDVCGPDELPSKEHLPRLKTLGMIINETLRLYPPAVATIRRAKTDVRLSDGCLIPRDTELLIPIMAIHHDARFWGPDAAQFNPARFAGGTARAAKHPLAFVPFGLGSRMCIGQNLARLEAKLTVAVLLQRFEMKASPNYVHAPTVLMLLYPQYGAPVIFRPRSPAPASSS
- the LOC136471373 gene encoding cytochrome P450 734A2-like isoform X1, with amino-acid sequence MGEQEMDAGGAGWLSWGAAAVAVVAWLALHVAARVADALWWRPRRLEEHFAAQGVRGPPYRFLLGSVKEMVGLMAEASSKPMSPPSSHNALPRVLAFYHYWRKIYGPTFLIWFGPTPRLTVAEPELVREIFLTRAEAFDRYEAHPVVRQLEGEGLVSLHGDKWALHRRVLTDAFYPDNLNVRHGPRLAALLCSSWFVVRAPAGAVCLTRALFFLLGSLQRLVPHVGRSVAALAEKWRAMAAAASSGEVEVDVAEWFQAVTEEAITRATFGRSYDDGRVVFAMQGRLMAYASEAFRKVLVPGYRFLPTKKNWQSWKLDREIRRSLTRLISRRSDEAEAEEVQAGHSGGGFRDLLGAMINAGERTTPAAIPVADMLEECKTFFFAGKQTTTNLLAWATVLLAMHPEWQERARREVLDVCGPDELPSKEHLPRLKTLGMIINETLRLYPPAVATIRRAKTDVRLSDGCLIPRDTELLIPIMAIHHDARFWGPDAAQFNPARFAGGTARAAKHPLAFVPFGLGSRMCIGQNLARLEAKLTVAVLLQRFEMKASPNYVHAPTVLMLLYPQYGAPVIFRPRSPAPASSS